CAGGAGGTTGATGCCCACAGGATGTCCTCAGTGTGGTTCTGCCCAGGATCCTGTGTTGGCTTTCAAAAAAACCAGTCATAGAAATAAAATCCCTTTCTCAGCAGAGTTTCACAGgttcactttttttcttcaaaatacactaaaaaaccaaaaatatgtgATCAACTTGGTCTGAAAACGGTGAAATATGCCTGAATTCTTCCTACCTAAGAAGTGAAATTGGCAATCCAATTTAGAGGCATGGTCAGCTTTGCAGGTCAGAACCAATTCAGGGTGTCTACTCTGTTAATCCTTCCTTTCAAATAAGAGCATTCAGGACATGTGTCTGGGTAAAATAAAAAACCTTACAACTTACGGGGATACAAAATCCTTTTGCATGAGGAAAGCAGAAATTCCACACAGGTACCACAAGATATTATGCATGCTCCAATCGAGCAAAATGTCCATCATCACAAATATGAAATGTTTCCAGAAAGTATCATAGCGTGGTTTCCCATCTCCTGTATGGCTAAGGCTCCAAGGTCTGTGAGTTAATGCTGTTATTACATTCCGATCTGTTTGTCTCATCTGAAAAGGAATTTGGGGAAGTAAAGTAATGATCATATATAAAGTTGAATACTTATTAGTTTAGATTTAGCCAATGTGCTCAATCAGATGAGGTGGTCATGGTTGGTACCCTACCCTGGTATCTACGAAATAAGTTCTCAATCATAAAACCTTTGAGAAAATAATGTGATGAATGTAAAGCATTAATATGCAGTACATATGAGAACATTTTTTTCCACAATCCTTAACAACTGCAATcctatctttaaaatggaaaaattacaaCCTCAGGATCAAATTTTAACAAAGTCACGAGAATAAACTTTTAATTGGATATCGACTTAAATCTTGGCCAGAGATAATTAATTAGAACTCAGTGAGGATGGAACCAAGGTCAGTTCAAGATGGGCTGGTTAGTTTTGGCCCTTTCCAGAGCAAATGGCTGAAAAGAGTTGTAGGGGTGAGGAGGGGGATGGCGAAGTGAGGTGGTAAGGGAGAGAAGGGATTGTGATGAGATAATGggagagggcaatggagaaatgGAGAGATGTGGATGGAGTTCCTTCAGTCTCTGCTCTTGTGCTCCTCTTGGGGAATGTCTTACACATTTTAAAGGACTCTGTGGTCAAggaagtttgggaaacactgttCCAAATGTCTGCAAGCCCCATGGCCCTATTCATCTCCATGATAGCTTCTATTGATAGGCTCTATCCTCACTGTAAAAATTTTCAATGTATGCTCTGTTGGTCACTGGTAAAGAACGCTATGGAACCAACTCATTATTTTGGAAACTGGTAAATAATAGGCAAGATTAAGCATTTATTCTGCCTCTTCGGTAACTAAATAGTAAAGGaggaaaagtttctttttatagatCTATTTCAGCTAATGCAAGAAgtaatagaattaaaatatcaacattttgtaGTTCCCTAGAAAATGGACAGATCTGGCCAATGAGCATCAATAGCAGCTAACAACAGGAGTCAACCAGATGTCAAGTGCCTCCTGACAGAAAAACACCCTCATCTCTAGAGTTATCTTGCCAAGAATAACCAATCCTAACCTCATCAAGGCAAGCTTCCAGCTCTCACTACCagtttatagaaaataaagagaaaaaagtattaaACCATATCACGGCATAATCAGCAAAATCTGGACTTGGGTAAACTCTACAAAACAATAATCTGGTTTCTTTAGTAAATACAAAACAAGGActgccccccccccaaaaaaaaaaaaaaaaaaacagagagagagacagaacctGCAAGTTTTAAGATTTACAGTTGccggcagggcacggtggctcacacctataatcactttgggaggctgaggcgggcagatcacctgaggtcaggagctggagatcagccgggccaacatggtgaaaccccatgttgtgtctactaaaatacaaaaaaattagccaggcatggtggtatgtgcttgtaataccagctactcgggaggctgaggcaagagaattgcttgaacccaggaggcagaggttgtgatgagctgagatcgtaccactgggcgacagagtgggactccgtctcaaaaacaaacaaaagaagattTACGATTGTAACACGCAGATCTTATTTGGTTCCTATTCAAATGAGCAATTtatgaaaaccaaaaaaccatTTATGACATTTCTGAGACAAGTCAAAATTTATACACTGACTGGATATTTGATGATACGAATAAtttattgttaataatttttagatGGGATAATGGCATTGTGGCTACGTTTTTAAAAAGGCATCACTAGGTTGgttacggtggctcatgcctgtaatcccagtactttgggaggctgaggtggaaggattgcttgagcttaggagttggagAACTGCCTGGGTAatacagagagaccctgtctctacaaaaaataaaaacaaaaataaaaaattagctgggcatggtgacatgcgcctgtggttccagctacttggaaggctgaggcaggaggatcatttgagcctgggaggtcaagagtgcagtaagccacgatcacaccactgcactccagcctggaaaactgAGGGAGAacctatctttaaaaataaataaataaaataaaataaaataaaatggcatcactttttaaagattcttAATGCAATTTTATGGACAGAAtaacatttgctttaaaataacacTGGGGAAGATCAATGGGGTTATGGGTAAAATGAGCTGGATAACGGTTATGGTGGAGGGGGGTGCACTGTACTACTCTATTTTATGCATGTTTTAGATTCTCCataattaagaatttattttatgaagGTATGTTCTGCTGTTAGTTGGTGAGAAGTGGGGGCTACATAATTCTTTTCTGTTCTGAGAATTTTACCACAGTAATCTGAGTGAGcctataaataacataaaagaaGGGGCAAAAGAGGAATGGCATTCTATAAAGGGTATGAGTACATTCCCCTTTTGGAATTTCTCTCATTAATTTAAAAGAGGAGCTTCTCAACTGTGACCTTGATGCAGTTCAATTTAATAGGCATCTATCCTGTGCTTACGCAGCCCAGTGCAATTATCTACACCAGCTCACCTAATATGTTAAGAAAAATCCTGAATATTACCTTATAGATAACTTCTGGCAAGAAAGAACAGACCACACTATTATTGTACAGTTGAGGAAattccatatacattttctttagagCCTCAGTAGCCTGTAAAATAAAGagattcatatatttaaaattgattaaaatgtGACAGCCCCAGCCAATAACTATCATATATTAAGTACAACCCTATGGAATAAAACAGAAGTTTACTAGAAATGGAGGTGCTAAAAGTATTGGCAGAGTCTACTATCCACTGGGATGCATTTTAAACTCACACCAGCAGCAAACAAGGAAGAAGGTGGGGTATTGCTGCTTTACTCCCTCTGAGGGCCTCACCCCTTTTGTCATACTTTTGAAAAGTGTGGTAAGCTGTAGGCCAGATGAGGCCAGAGGCAAAATTTTCCTTGCCTTATACCCTAGTTTATCCACTATGAGAAGTCCTTTCATACCCAAAGCTCTCTCGTGCCTTTTCCAAATGAAACATGAGCCAGCCAGTCTGGGAACTACAGAGGGTAGATTTCTCAGTCCAGGGGACTGAGAGGACACATCACTCATCACCAATATGGAGGCAGAAGCAATGGGGCAGGGGTAGGAGGGACTGGGAAGAGTTAAGAGGCTCCCAATTCTTCCCAAGGTGAATAGAAGTTTCTTTTTATAGTACTCTAGCTACAAAATGAAGAAGACATGATAGAATTTAAGTATTATTTGGTAACCCCTAGTGAAGTGACATCAGTAGTAGCTAACAACAAGAAAGTCACCAGCCATGTGGGATGCAATGCTGCTGCTGCATAATTTGTGAAACACTGCTAATTTTTGGAACGTCAAACATACCCCTAACCAAATATGATGAGCAAAATGCATTCCcccaccaaaataaaaaagaacacaaattttcCAAGTCATGCCTCCTCTTCACTAATGCAACTGAAGGCGAGCTATagaacactgttttgttttgtttttgctgtttgaaCAAAGACATGCGCTGTAAACTCTTcacatttacattatttaattctcacaacaactctatgtGGTAACTGCTTTTAGTATTCCCATTTTAcccatgaagaaactgaagctcatcAAAATTAAGGTTACCCTGTAGTAAGAGCTCAGTCAAGGTCTGTTGGACTCCCAAGCCCATGATTTTGGCCACCATGCTCTACTAGCTCCACTTTGTTGCCTACACTTGTCCCTCTCTGCTAACATCTTGGTGAATTAGGTCACTATGTTCTACCCAGTCTTGACTGAATACCCATGAGTACCCATCGAGAAAACTCAAAtagctagatttttaaaaaaatgtctactactttttaaaaagtattctaagagaagccaggcatggtggctcacacctgtaatccaagcactttgggaggccaaggcaggtggatcacttgaggccaggagtttgagactagcctggccaacatggcaaaaccccatctctactaaatatacaaaaattagccaggtgtgatggcacacaactctaatcccagctgcttgggaggttgaggcaggagaattgcttgaaccccagaggcagaggttgcagtgagccaagatcacaccaatgcactccagcttgggcaacagagtgagactctgtcccagaaaacaaaaacaaaaacaaaaaaaacctaagagAATAAGCATGAAAGTCAGTATACCATGGGTGAAATGTAGGACCTGTCAGTGTTCCCAAATGCAGGCTGCAACATCAACAATGAGTACCTGAAGTGCTCATTAAAAATACACGCTACTTGAGCCCACCCTAGACATTTTCAGAATCTCTTCCCTAGGGAGAATGGCCCAggacatttgtattttaaaataggtattccaggtgattctaatgcagaCCGATTAGAAACCTAGTGGTATACAACTATCAGTTTACCAGAATAATAAATTAGTTaccattctcttccttcttcaaaAATAGGAGTTAACTGTAATAAAATTAGAGTGTATGCTTAGGCTccacatttcagtttttttttttttttgagacgtagtcttgctctgtcactcaggctggaggactactggcacaatcttggctcactgcaacctccgtctcccggttcaagcgattctcctgcctcagcctccagagtagctgggatcacaggtgcccgccaccacgtcgaactaatttttgtattttaagtggagacggggtttcaccatgttggccaggctggtctcgaactcctgacctcaggtgatccacccgcctcggcctcccaaagtactgggattacaggcatgagccaccggacTTGGCCCATTTTGGGTTTTAGCAACTGGTTTTAATGATATCAtgagattaattaaaaaaaaaatggcatcatCAGAATTTTCAACCAGTAGATGGCCATTACCGATTATTAATATTGCTAGGGGAAAAATACTCAAGTTGcccaaatgggaaaaaaagtacTTGCACTTGAAAAGCTGGTTATAAGAGAACAAATGTAATCAGAATCATATCTTCCCACTGATTTTCACTGTTAATAATATGTTCTTATGAGTAAAAGTGCAGGCCCTAAAATTTAAGCCAAATTTTATCTAGGAATGTCAAAcacatttgaagaaaataaatgattttctgATAAAAGTATAGCTGCTAAAATCAATGAATAACAAAACTATACATAAGGGATATAAATTATACAAAGGGATAAATCTATGTAAAAGGTATATGTTCTGTTAACTATTAGCTTTTAATATAGGAATTCTCTTTAAATGCAGTCCATAGTTGTCCATATAAGGCCCTTAACTTTTAAGCTAGATAAAATTGGTCTTGTGTACAACTCTGGAATTCCTTTTTATGAGGTTACTTGAGTGGTTTTTTCTAGAAGTGCTTTTCACTGTTTACTTAATATCTTTTGTAAATGCTTTATGTAAATAATAGAAACTTCCATTTTGTGCTGGTTATTGAATATCAGAAGTTTTGTAAAGGTTccataaaaggttaaaaagttcCATAATTTACTGTTTCCTTAAATGATGTAGATTCCTGCATTGTACacttccattcaacaaatataatttataaaactaagttttaaaaagaataaataacaaaatatatgtaatttcgGAAATGACTATCAATGAAATAAGATTCCTTTTTAACAAACTGAAGTCCATGGTTTAAACTGTACCTTGTTTGCATGGCCTTTGACATCAAAGAAGATTGTGAGGTTATGGTTTAGGCACTCTGCAACGGCTTCCCTCAGGGTAGGGATCTTTTCATCAGGGAAATCATTCCtgtaagagaagagaaaatacattgtaGGAAAAAAGAGGAAGTGATAACCTCTATTGTAACAAACATTTTGCAAATGTCTCCCAATCAAAAGGAAAGAGTATTTTCTCCAACATTTTTTCTTCGACCATAGTAAAGTCCAAGGATAACTTACTGTaagtttttttgttctgttttgttttgttttgagatggagtcttgctctgttgcccaggctggagtgcagaggtgcaatctcagctcactggaaccaccaactcccgggttcaagcgattctcccgccccagcctcccgagtagctaggactacaggagtgtgacaccacgcctggctaattttttgtatttttagtagagatggggtttcaccatgttggccaggctggtcttgaactcctgacctcaagtgatctacctgccttggcctcccaaagtgctaggattacaggtgtgagccaccgcgcctgtcctaCTGTAATAATTTGATCCAAATTACAGatattattttttccacatttttattgCTATACACTTAGACATATTTCTGTGATATGCACacaatgtataatgataaaatcagggtatttaggatgTCCATCAccccaaatatttatcatttctttgtgttaggaacatctGAATCTCCTAgctcttttgaaatatacaacagattgttaactataatcaccctacTATGTTATTGAACATGAGAATTTAtgccttctatctaactgtatgtttgtactcattaaccaaattctcttcattctcctcttcccccaaccccatacccttcccagcctctggtaactatcattcttctctctacctccatgagaacaacttttttagctcccatatatgagtgacaacatgtaatatttgcctttctgtgcctggcttatcttatttcatttaacataataccttcagttccatccatgttgctgcaaatgacaggatattatcctttttcatggctacGCAGTATTCCATTGAGTATatttaccacagtttctttatccattcattcactgatgaacacttaggttgattccgtatcttggctattgtgaatagtgttgtaatAAACACAGGGGTGCAAGTATGCCTTTGATACActagtttcctttcctttggatagataccaactagtgggattactggattgcatggtagttctatatttttagttttttatgaaacctccatactgttttccataatggctgtactaatttacattctcaccaacagaaTATAAGAGTTCCCTTTGCTCTGtatcctcgccagcatctgttattttaaaaatcttttaaataatagccattctaactagataagatggtatttcattgtggtttggatttgcatttccctaataatttgtggtgttttttcatatgcctgttggccatttgtgtgtcctcttttgaaaaatgtctattcaaattagGATTTGAATAGAtgtttttaatgggattattattgtttttgctgttgagttccttgtatattctggatattagttacTTGTCTGTtgaacagtttgcaaatattttctcctactcaacaggctgtcttttcactgttgattgtttcctttgctgtacagaagctttttagtttaatatagtcgcatttgcctgtttttgttgcctatgcttttgaggtcttagtcataaaatctttgcctagaccagtgTCCCAGagcatttcccctatgttttcttctagtagttttagagTTTCTGGtcttaaatttaaacttttaatccattttgtgttgattttctaaatatagtgagaggggtctagtttcaatatcctgcatatggatatccagtttaccCAGTACCAGTTATTGAagagagtgtcctttccccactgtatgTTCTTGATGCCTTCAtggaaaatcagttggctgtaaatatatggatttatttcttggttctctattgtattccattggtctatgtatctatttcgtgtgtgtgcgtgtgtctgtgtgtcagtttttataccaataccatgctgttttggttactgtggctttGTAGTATATCTTGAAGTGAGGTAGTATGATATGTCCAGCTCTGTCCTTTTTGCTCAgtattgctttagctatttgggcttctttatggttccatatgaattttaggattgtggcttttctatttctctgaagaatgtctttgatattttgatagggattgcactgaattgtAAATTATTTTGAGTAGAATGGTCACTTTaggaatattaattcttctgatccatgagtgtgggatgtctttccatttgtttgtgtcctctttaatttttctcatcagtgttttgtagttttccttgtagagctctttcatctctttggttatatttattcctaggtattttactgtttttttttggt
The genomic region above belongs to Chlorocebus sabaeus isolate Y175 chromosome 5, mChlSab1.0.hap1, whole genome shotgun sequence and contains:
- the GDE1 gene encoding glycerophosphodiester phosphodiesterase 1 isoform X2, with amino-acid sequence MHDNTVDRTTDGTGRLCDLTFEQIRKLNPAANHRLRNDFPDEKIPTLREAVAECLNHNLTIFFDVKGHANKATEALKKMYMEFPQLYNNSVVCSFLPEVIYKMRQTDRNVITALTHRPWSLSHTGDGKPRYDTFWKHFIFVMMDILLDWSMHNILWYLCGISAFLMQKDFVSPAYLKKWSAKGIQVVGWTVNTFDEKSYYESHLGSSYITDSMVEDCEPHF